Proteins from a single region of Synchiropus splendidus isolate RoL2022-P1 chromosome 3, RoL_Sspl_1.0, whole genome shotgun sequence:
- the peli3 gene encoding E3 ubiquitin-protein ligase pellino homolog 1 gives MVLEGSSEALCPPPSLELRPSCNKSQPSPPLGSSSQPQDGVFPEDREPVKYGELIVLGHNGSLANGDKGRRRSRLALYKRPKANGVKPDVIHNVSTPLVSKALSNKSQHSISYTLSRSHSVIVEYTHDTNTDMFQIGRSTESMIDFVVTDTAGSSGSQSGGGAGEGGGSGGQSAQSTISRYACRIMCERSAPYTARIYAAGFDSSKNIFLGERAAKWRTSDGLMDGLTTNGVLVMHPAGEFVSEPAPGVWREISVCGNVFALRETRSAQQRGKLVENESNTLQDGSLIDLCGATLLWRTPAGLRHTPTLKQLESLRQELNAARPQCPVGFNTLAFPSLAQREIVDKKQPWVYVNCGHVHGYHNWGYRKEKAPAGPGGTAPASTGERECPMCRRVGPYVPLWLGCEGGLYLDAGPPTHAFCPCGHVCSEKTVVGWSQIPLPHGTHAFHAACPFCGTWLTGEQGHIKLIFQGPVD, from the exons ATGGTTTTGGAGGGAAGCTCAGAGGCGCTGTGTCCCCCCCCATCTCTGGAGCTGCGCCCGTCTTGCAACAAGAGCcagccctctcctcctctgggcTCCAGCTCCCAACCCCAAGACGGAGTCTTTCCCGAGGACAGGGAGCCAGTCAAGTACGGCGAGCTCATCGTCTTAGG ACACAATGGTTCGCTGGCCAATGGAGACAAAGGACGGAGAAGAAGTCGCCTGGCGCTCTATAAAAGACCAAAAGCCAACGGGGTCAAACCAGACGTCATTCACAATGTGTCCACTCCACTTGTTTCAAAG GCGCTCAGCAACAAGAGCCAGCACAGCATCTCCTACACACTGTCCCGGAGCCACTCTGTCATTGTGGAGTACACACATGACACCAACACAGACATGTTCCAG ATCGGCCGGTCCACAGAGAGCATGATAGACTTTGTGGTGACAGACACAGCGGGCAGCAGTGGTAGTCAGAGTGGGGGCGGAGCCGGGGAGGGCGGCGGCAGCGGGGGCCAGTCGGCCCAGAGCACAATCTCCCGCTACGCCTGCCGCATCATGTGTGAGCGCAGTGCTCCGTACACGGCCCGCATCTACGCCGCCGGCTTTGACTCCTCCAAGAACATCTTTCTCGGG GAGCGAGCTGCCAAATGGAGGACGTCAGACGGCTTGATGGACGGGCTGACGACCAACGGGGTGCTGGTGATGCACCCTGCAGGGGAGTTTGTGTCTGAGCCAGCGCCCGGAGTTTGGAGGGAAATCTCAGTTTGTGGAAACGTCTTTGCCCTGAGGGAGACCCGCTCGGCCCAGCAGAGGGGAAAATTG GTGGAGAACGAGTCCAACACCCTGCAGGATGGTTCTCTGATAGATCTATGTGGCGCCACCTTGCTGTGGCGGACCCCCGCTGGACTCCGCCACACCCCCACTCTCAAACAGCTAGAGTCCCTTCGCCAAGAACTGAACGCAGCGCGGCCCCAGTGCCCCGTGGGGTTCAACACTCTGGCCTTCCCGAGTCTGGCTCAGCGCGAGATTGTGGACAAGAAGCAGCCCTGGGTCTACGTCAACTGCGGTCACGTGCATGGGTACCATAACTGGGGCTACCGGAAGGAGAAGGCCCCCGCTGGTCCTGGAGGCACAGCGCCAGCAAGCACCGGAGAAAGGGAGTGTCCCATGTGCCGGCGTGTGGGCCCCTATGTTCCGCTGTGGCTAGGCTGTGAAGGAGGATTGTACTTAGATGCAGGACCACCCACTCATGCTTTCTGCCCCTGTGGCCACGTTTGCTCAGAAAAGACAGTGGTGGGCTGGAGTCAGATCCCACTACCCCACGGCACACATGCCTTTCACGCTGCCTGTCCTTTCTGTGGCACCTGGTTGACAGGGGAGCAGGGCCACATCAAACTCATCTTCCAGGGTCCCGTCGACTGA